The proteins below come from a single Thermopolyspora flexuosa genomic window:
- a CDS encoding CDP-alcohol phosphatidyltransferase family protein, translated as MAAFTIDDVKAVRKPRDSWWTVFLVDPVACRLTLLLANHTTITPNGVTRLSILLGLASAACFGAGWLAAGAALFYLSFLVDCVDGKLARLKGNGTPFGLWLDYVGDRLRVACCAAGLGYGQYAATGEAAYLLMGGAVIVLDLFRYINGPQLKRVREASRQQARAAAEARWSAECVFVEDILSRAPQTGVRDLLAGGTLPSGLVPRPTRPGDGGPGDRSDGTRDPRGDRATGAGPERADAEPAECGEPAGSVTVRRIRPGATPPDGRPLIDLYARFRARFPWYDRVRRALARHRVRTHVVSGIEYHALVFVIAPLIGPAALLPAVVAGSLLLLLFEAVLVYRMWLVSRELANVTAAPYPTHVITGLPSGEGPDAGARTAQRRVADHREGVCA; from the coding sequence ATGGCGGCCTTCACGATCGACGATGTCAAGGCGGTACGTAAACCGCGGGACTCCTGGTGGACGGTGTTCCTGGTGGATCCCGTGGCGTGCCGGCTCACCCTGCTCCTCGCCAACCACACGACGATCACCCCCAACGGGGTGACCCGGCTGTCCATCCTCCTCGGCCTCGCCTCGGCCGCCTGCTTCGGCGCCGGATGGCTCGCCGCCGGGGCGGCGCTGTTCTACCTGAGCTTCTTGGTGGACTGCGTGGACGGCAAGCTCGCCCGGCTCAAGGGGAACGGCACCCCGTTCGGGCTGTGGCTCGACTACGTGGGCGACCGGCTGCGGGTGGCCTGCTGCGCCGCGGGCCTCGGCTACGGGCAGTACGCCGCGACGGGGGAGGCGGCGTACCTGCTCATGGGCGGCGCGGTGATCGTGCTCGACCTGTTCCGGTACATCAACGGGCCGCAGCTCAAGCGGGTGCGCGAGGCCAGCCGCCAGCAGGCCCGCGCCGCGGCGGAGGCCCGCTGGTCGGCCGAGTGCGTGTTCGTCGAGGACATCCTCAGCCGCGCCCCGCAGACCGGGGTGCGCGACCTGCTCGCGGGCGGCACGCTGCCGTCCGGCCTCGTGCCGCGGCCGACGCGGCCGGGGGACGGCGGGCCGGGCGACCGATCGGACGGGACGCGCGATCCGCGCGGCGACCGGGCCACGGGGGCGGGCCCGGAACGCGCGGACGCCGAGCCCGCGGAGTGCGGCGAGCCGGCCGGTTCGGTCACCGTCCGCCGGATCCGCCCGGGGGCGACGCCACCCGACGGGCGGCCGCTCATCGACCTGTACGCCCGGTTCCGCGCCCGGTTCCCCTGGTACGACCGGGTCCGGCGGGCCCTCGCCCGGCACCGGGTGCGCACCCACGTGGTGAGCGGCATCGAGTACCACGCGCTGGTGTTCGTGATCGCGCCGCTCATCGGCCCGGCCGCGCTGCTGCCCGCCGTGGTCGCGGGCAGCCTGCTGCTCCTGCTGTTCGAGGCGGTGCTCGTCTACCGCATGTGGCTCGTCTCCCGGGAGCTCGCCAACGTCACCGCCGCGCCGTACCCCACCCATGTGATCACCGGCCTGCCGTCCGGCGAGGGGCCGGACGCCGGGGCACGGACCGCGCAGCGCCGCGTGGCCGACCACAGGGAGGGCGTCTGTGCCTGA